The proteins below are encoded in one region of Vulpes lagopus strain Blue_001 chromosome 10, ASM1834538v1, whole genome shotgun sequence:
- the PDZD3 gene encoding Na(+)/H(+) exchange regulatory cofactor NHE-RF4 isoform X2, translated as MEAATGLRDTASLTQKFEFNAKWGIDNPVLSLAEDYDPSDLWSLVRPRFCLLSKGEGSSFGFHLKQEPGGAGPVVCRVEPGTPAQHQGLREGDRILGVNNHVVECEDYAVVVRRIRASGPRVLLMVLAQHVHDVARAQQGTSAHLCPTLGPGVRPRLCHIVKDEGGFGFSVTHSHHGPFWLVLSAGGAAERAGVPPGARLLEVNGVSVEKLTYNQLSRKLCQSGEQVTLLVAGPEVEEQCRQLGMPLAAPLAEGWALPTKPRCLHLTKGPKGFGFLLREDKGLDGRPGQFLWEVDPGLPAEKAGMQAGDRLVAVAGESVEGLGHEETVSRIRAQGSCISLTVVDPKADRFFRMVRLSPLLFLESTEAPASAQEACSASPVKTKELPVEDTALPPVPDGSRPCLLYPGPDGGYGFRLGCVANEARLFISQVTLGGSAAQAGLQMGDVILEVNGYAMGGQNDLEKLQQLAEAEPPLCLKLAARSCQDSEAWNPPGPGEDWALASELL; from the exons ATGGAAGCAGCTACAG GTCTTCGGGACACAGCCTCATTAACTCA GAAGTTTGAGTTTAACGCCAAGTGGGGCATTGATAATCCTGTCCTCTCTCTGGCTGAAGACTACGACCCCTCGG ATCTCTGGAGCCTGGTGCGGCCTCGCTTCTGTCTGCTGAGCAAAGGGGAAGGCAGCAGTTTTGGCTTCCACCTGAAGCAGGAGCCGGGCGGGGCTGGGCCCGTGGTGTGCAGGGTagagccaggcacccctgcccagCACCAGGGCCTGCGGGAAGGTGACCGGATCCTGGGGGTGAACAACCATGTCGTGGAATGTGAAGACTATGCTGTG GTGGTTCGCCGCATCCGTGCCAGCGGTCCTCGGGTGCTGCTCATGGTTTTGGCGCAGCATGTACACGACGTCGCTAGAGCTCAGCAGGGGACCAGTGCCCACCTCTGTCCTACTCTTGGCCCCGGGGTCCGGCCCCGACTGTGCCACATAGTGAAAGATGAGGGTGGCTTTGGCTTCAGTGTCACCCACA GTCATCACGGTCCTTTCTGGTTGGTGCTGAGTGCTGGAGGAGCTGCTGAGCGGGCAGGGGTGCCTCCGGGGGCCCGGCTGCTGGAAGTGAATGGGGTCAGTGTGGAGAAGCTCACTTACAACCAACTCAGCAGGAAG CTTTGCCAGAGTGGAGAGCAAGTGACCCTGCTGGTGGCAGGGCCAGAGGTGGAGGAACAGTGTCGCCAGCTGGGAATGCCCCTGGCTGCACCCTTGGCAGAGGGCTGGGCACTGCCCACCAAGCCCCGGTGTCTGCACCTAACAAAAGGGCCCAAGGGCTTTGGGTTCCTGCTTCGTGAGGATAAAGGTCTTGACGGTCGCCCTG GACAGTTCCTGTGGGAAGTGGACCCAGGACTCCCCGCTGAGAAGGCCGGGATGCAGGCTGGGGACCGGCTGGTGGCTGTGGCTGGGGAAAGTGTGGAGGGCCTGGGCCACGAGGAGACGGTGTCCAGGATCCGGGCGCAGGGCTCATGCATCTCCCTCACGGTCGTCGACCCTAAGGCTGACCGCTTCTTCAGAATG gttCGCTTGTCCCCACTTCTCTTCCTGGAGAGCACAGAGGCTCCTGCCTCTGCTCAGGAAGCCTGCTCGGCCTCTCCGGTCAAAACCAAGGAGCTACCTGTTGAAGACACGGCCCTGCCTCCTGTCCCAGATGGCTCCCGCCCCTGTCTCCTGTATCCGGGGCCTGACGGTGGCTATGGCTTCCGACTTGGCTGTGTGGCCAATGAAGCTCGCCTCTTCATCTCCCAG GTGACTCTAGGAGGCTCAGCTGCCCAGGCAGGGCTGCAAATGGGAGATGTGATTCTGGAGGTGAATGGGTATGCCATGGGTGGACAGAATGATCTGGAAAAGCTTCAGCAGCTGGCTGAGGCTGAGCCACCCCTCTGCCTGAAGCTGGCGGCCAGGTCTTGCCAGGACTCGGAAGCCTGGAATCCCCCAGGGCCTGGAGAG GACTGGGCTCTGGCGTCAGAGCTGCTGTAG
- the NLRX1 gene encoding NLR family member X1 isoform X2 has product MRWGCRLPRVSWGPGLGRGLQSADERIPFLIHWSWPLKGELPRGLPRAFVRHRGSSAGSGPPSRRHGSLFQGTSASAVQHHRQNLAEWFTRLPREERQFGPTFALDTVHVDPVIRESTPDELLRPSAQLTLGHQHPLAGLPPLALSQLFDPDACGRRVQTVVLYGTVGTGKSTLVRKMVLDWCYGRLPAFELLIPFSCEDLSSLGPAPASLCQLVAQRYTPLKEILPLMAAAGSRLLFVLHGLEHLNLDFRLAGTGLCSDPKEPKAPAAIMVNLLRKYMLPEASILVTTRPSAIGRIPSKYVGRYGEICGFSDTNLQKLYFQLRLNQPDCGYGAGGAGISITPAQRDNLVEMLSRNLEGHHQIAAACFLPSYCWLVCATLHFLHAPTPPGQTLTSIYTSFLRLNFNGEMLDSTDPSKLSLMAYAARTMGKLAYEGVSSRKTYFSEEDVRSCLEAGVKTEEEFQLLHVFRRDALTFFLAPCVEPGHRGTFVFIVPAMQEYLAALYIVLGLRKTTLQQVGKEVAELVGRVGEDVSLVLGILAKLLPLRALPLLLNLLKVVPRVFGRVVGKSREAVAQAMVLEMFREEDYYNDDVLDQMGASILGVEGPRRHPDEPPDDEVFELFPMFMGGLLSAHNRAVLAQLGCPIKTLDAVENAQAIKKKLGKLGRQVLPPSELLDHLFFHYEFQNQRFSAEVLSSLRQLNLAGVRMTPLKCTVVAAVLGSGRHALDEVNLASCQLDPAGLRTLMPVLLRARKLGLQLNSLGPEACGVLRDLLLHDQCQITTLRLSNNPLTVAGAALLVEGLAGNSSLTHLSLLHTGLGDEGLKLLAAQLDRNQQLQELNVAYNGAGDAAALALATAARDHPSLELLHLYFNELSSEGRQTLRDLGDAAKGRARVVVSLTEGTAVSEYWSVILSEVQRNLNSWDRGRVRRHLELLLRDLEDSRGATLNPWRKAQLLRVEGEVRALLEQLGGAGS; this is encoded by the exons ATGAGGTGGGGCTGCCGTTTGCCCAGGGTCTCTTGGGGCCCTGGTCTGGGAAGAGGACTCCAGTCAGCAG ATGAACGAATCCCCTTCCTGATCCACTGGAGTTGGCCTCTAAAAGGGGAGCTTCCCCGTGGGCTCCCTAG GGCCTTTGTACGTCACCGTGGAAGCTCAGCGGGGAGTGGCCCTCCATCCAGAAGGCATGGATCGTTGTTCCAGGGCACCTCTGCATCTG CTGTCCAGCACCACCGCCAGAATCTGGCCGAGTGGTTCACCCGGCTGCCCAGAGAAGAGCGCCAGTTTGGCCCCACCTTTGCACTGGACACAGTCCACGTGGACCCTGTGATCCGTGAGAGCACCCCGGATGAGCTGCTTCGCCCATCGGCCCAGCTGACCCTGGGGCATCAGCACCCCCTGGCTGGACTCCCCCCTCTGGCCCTGTCTCAGCTCTTTGACCCAGATGCCTGCGGGCGCCGGGTGCAGACTGTGGTGCTGTATGGCACAGTGGGCACGGGCAAGAGCACGCTGGTGCGCAAGATGGTTCTGGATTGGTGCTACGGACGGTTGCCGGCCTTCGAGCTGCTCATCCCCTTCTCCTGTGAGGACCTgtcctccctgggccctgccccagcctccttgTGCCAACTTGTGGCTCAGCGCTACACGCCCCTGAAGGAGATTCTTCCTCTGATGGCTGCTGCTGGGTCCCGCCTGCTCTTTGTGCTCCACGGCCTGGAGCATCTCAACCTCGACTTCCGGTTAGCAGGAACCGGCCTTTGCAGTGACCCCAAGGAGCCAAAGGCGCCAGCTGCCATCATGGTCAACCTGTTGCGCAAATACATGCTGCCTGAG GCCAGCATTCTGGTGACCACCCGGCCCTCGGCCATCGGCCGAATCCCCAGCAAGTACGTGGGCCGCTATGGTGAGATCTGTGGCTTCTCTGATACCAACCTGCAGAAGCTCTACTTCCAGCTCCGCCTCAACCAGCCAGACTGTGGGTACGGAGCTGGGGGTGCGGGGATCTCGATCACCCCGGCTCAGCGGGACAACCTGGTGGAGATGCTCTCCCGGAACCTGGAGGGGCACCACCAGATCGCCGCTGCCTGCTTCCTGCCCTCCTACTGCTGGCTTGTCTGCGCCACCCTGCACTTCCTGCATGCCCCCACACCACCCGGCCAGACCCTCACGAGCATTTACACCAGCTTCCTGCGTCTAAACTTCAACGGGGAGATGCTGGACAGCACTGACCCATCCAAGCTGTCCCTTATGGCCTATGCAGCCCGAACCATGGGCAAGTTGGCCTACGAGGGCGTGTCCTCCCGCAAGACCTACTTCTCCGAAGAGGACGTCCGCAGCTGCCTGGAAGCTGGCGTCAAGACGGAGGAAGAGTTCCAGCTGCTACATGTCTTCCGCCGGGATGCCCTGACGTTTTTCCTGGCCCCGTGTGTGGAACCCGGGCACCGGGGCACTTTTGTGTTCATCGTTCCGGCCATGCAGGAGTACCTGGCCGCCCTCTACATCGTGCTGGGTTTGCGAAAGACCACCCTGCAGCAGGTGGGCAAGGAAGTGGCTGAGCTCGTGGGCCGTGTCGGGGAGGACGTTAGTCTGGTCCTGGGCATCCTGGCCAAGCTTCTGCCCCTGCgagctctgcctctgctcctcaaCCTGCTCAAG GTGGTGCCGCGTGTATTTGGGCGCGTGGTGGGAAAGAGCCGCGAGGCGGTGGCCCAGGCCATGGTGCTGGAGATGTTCCGAGAGGAGGATTACTACAACGACGATGTCCTGGACCAGATGGGTGCCAGTATCCTGGGTGTGGAGGGCCCCCGGCGGCACCCAGATGAGCCTCCCGACGATGAGGTCTTCGAGCTCTTCCCCATGTTCATGGGAGGGCTTCTCTCTGCGCACAACCGGGCCGTGCTGGCTCAGCTCGGCTGCCCCATCAAGACCCTGGATGCCGTGGAGAATGCCCAGGCCATCAAGAAGAAGTTGGGCAAGCTGGGCCGGCAGGTGCTGCCCCCATCAGAGCTCCTTGACCATCTCTTCTTCCACTATGAGTTCCAGAATCAGCGTTTCTCCGCTGAGGTGCTCAGCTCCCTGCGCCAGCTCAACCTGGCGGGTGTGCGGATGACGCCCCTCAAGTGCACGGTGGTGGCAGCTGTACTGGGCAGCGGCAGGCACGCCCTGGATGAGGTGAACTTGGCCTCCTGTCAGCTGGACCCTGCTGGGCTGCGCACACTCATGCCTGTCTTACTGCGTGCCCGGAAGCTAGG CCTGCAACTCAACAGCCTGGGCCCTGAAGCCTGTGGGGTTCTCCGGGACCTGCTGCTGCATGATCAGTGCCAAATTACCACCCTGCG GCTGTCCAACAACCCGCTGACAGTGGCTGGCGCGGCCCTGCTGGTGGAGGGACTAGCAGGAAACAGTTCGCTGACCCACCTGTCCCTGCTGCACACGGGCCTCGGGGACGAGGGCCTGAAGCTCCTGGCTGCCCAGCTGGACCGGAATCAACAGCTGCAGGAGCTGAACGTGGCCTACAACGGTGCTGGTGACGCGgcggccctggccctggccacaGCTGCCCGGGACCACCCTTCCTTGGAGCTGCTGCA CCTCTACTTCAATGAGCTGAGCTCAGAGGGCCGCCAGACCCTGCGGGACTTGGGGGATGCTGCTAAAGGCCGTGCTCGGGTGGTAGTGTCGCTGACGGAGGGGACGGCAGTGTCTGAGTACTGGTCGGTGATCCTTAGTGAAGTCCAGCGAAACCTCAACAGCTGGGATCGGGGCCGCGTCCGGCGCCACCTTGAACTACTGCTTCGTGACCTGGAAGACAGCCGAGGGGCCACTCTTAACCCCTGGCGCAAGGCCCAGCTGCTACGCGTGGAGGGTGAGGTCAGGGCCCTCCTGGAGCAGCTGGGAGGCGCTGGGAGCTGA
- the CCDC153 gene encoding coiled-coil domain-containing protein 153: MPPKTKEKRKKTGAQKKKENAGADVEVKYAHRLAVMEKELLQDHLALRRDEARRAKASEDQLRWRLQMLEAELEEARSEGKAIYAEMCRQCRALQKEMETHRRQQEEEVMGLRKKLETCQREAEAAQQEAERALGERDQTLAQLRAHVADMEAKYEEILHGNLDQLLAKLRAVRPQWDGAVLRLHAKYKEQLHQFGLNPLDL; encoded by the exons atGCCACCTAAgaccaaagaaaaaaggaagaaaactggggcacagaagaagaaagagaatgcagGTGCTG ATGTGGAGGTCAAATACGCACACAGGCTGGCAGTGATGGAAAAGGAGTTGCTCCAAGACCACTTGG CTCTGCGGAGGGATGAGGCTCGCAGAGCCAAAGCCTCTGAAGACCAGCTCAGGTGGAGGCTGCAAATGCTGGAGGCTGAATTGGAGGAGGCCCGAAGTGAGGGAAAGGCCATCTATGCAG AGATGTGTCGTCAGTGCCGAGCCCTGCAGAAGGAAATGGAGACCCacaggaggcagcaggaggaagAAGTGATGGGCCTTAGGAAGAAGCTGG AGACGTGCCAGAGGGAAGCTGAGGCTGCACAACAAGAGGCTGAACGGGCCCTCGGAGAGCGGGACCAGACTCTGGCTCAGCTTCGGGCCCATGTGGCGGACATGGAGGCCAAGTACGAGGAAATCTTACAT GGCAACCTGGACCAACTCTTAGCCAAGCTGAGAGCAGTCAGGCCTCAGTGGGATGGGGCTGTGCTGAGACTTCACGCCAAGTACAAGGAGCAGCTCCACCAATTTGGACTCAACCCCCTGGATCTCTAA
- the PDZD3 gene encoding Na(+)/H(+) exchange regulatory cofactor NHE-RF4 isoform X1 has product MEAATAGLRDTASLTQKFEFNAKWGIDNPVLSLAEDYDPSDLWSLVRPRFCLLSKGEGSSFGFHLKQEPGGAGPVVCRVEPGTPAQHQGLREGDRILGVNNHVVECEDYAVVVRRIRASGPRVLLMVLAQHVHDVARAQQGTSAHLCPTLGPGVRPRLCHIVKDEGGFGFSVTHSHHGPFWLVLSAGGAAERAGVPPGARLLEVNGVSVEKLTYNQLSRKLCQSGEQVTLLVAGPEVEEQCRQLGMPLAAPLAEGWALPTKPRCLHLTKGPKGFGFLLREDKGLDGRPGQFLWEVDPGLPAEKAGMQAGDRLVAVAGESVEGLGHEETVSRIRAQGSCISLTVVDPKADRFFRMVRLSPLLFLESTEAPASAQEACSASPVKTKELPVEDTALPPVPDGSRPCLLYPGPDGGYGFRLGCVANEARLFISQVTLGGSAAQAGLQMGDVILEVNGYAMGGQNDLEKLQQLAEAEPPLCLKLAARSCQDSEAWNPPGPGEDWALASELL; this is encoded by the exons ATGGAAGCAGCTACAG CAGGTCTTCGGGACACAGCCTCATTAACTCA GAAGTTTGAGTTTAACGCCAAGTGGGGCATTGATAATCCTGTCCTCTCTCTGGCTGAAGACTACGACCCCTCGG ATCTCTGGAGCCTGGTGCGGCCTCGCTTCTGTCTGCTGAGCAAAGGGGAAGGCAGCAGTTTTGGCTTCCACCTGAAGCAGGAGCCGGGCGGGGCTGGGCCCGTGGTGTGCAGGGTagagccaggcacccctgcccagCACCAGGGCCTGCGGGAAGGTGACCGGATCCTGGGGGTGAACAACCATGTCGTGGAATGTGAAGACTATGCTGTG GTGGTTCGCCGCATCCGTGCCAGCGGTCCTCGGGTGCTGCTCATGGTTTTGGCGCAGCATGTACACGACGTCGCTAGAGCTCAGCAGGGGACCAGTGCCCACCTCTGTCCTACTCTTGGCCCCGGGGTCCGGCCCCGACTGTGCCACATAGTGAAAGATGAGGGTGGCTTTGGCTTCAGTGTCACCCACA GTCATCACGGTCCTTTCTGGTTGGTGCTGAGTGCTGGAGGAGCTGCTGAGCGGGCAGGGGTGCCTCCGGGGGCCCGGCTGCTGGAAGTGAATGGGGTCAGTGTGGAGAAGCTCACTTACAACCAACTCAGCAGGAAG CTTTGCCAGAGTGGAGAGCAAGTGACCCTGCTGGTGGCAGGGCCAGAGGTGGAGGAACAGTGTCGCCAGCTGGGAATGCCCCTGGCTGCACCCTTGGCAGAGGGCTGGGCACTGCCCACCAAGCCCCGGTGTCTGCACCTAACAAAAGGGCCCAAGGGCTTTGGGTTCCTGCTTCGTGAGGATAAAGGTCTTGACGGTCGCCCTG GACAGTTCCTGTGGGAAGTGGACCCAGGACTCCCCGCTGAGAAGGCCGGGATGCAGGCTGGGGACCGGCTGGTGGCTGTGGCTGGGGAAAGTGTGGAGGGCCTGGGCCACGAGGAGACGGTGTCCAGGATCCGGGCGCAGGGCTCATGCATCTCCCTCACGGTCGTCGACCCTAAGGCTGACCGCTTCTTCAGAATG gttCGCTTGTCCCCACTTCTCTTCCTGGAGAGCACAGAGGCTCCTGCCTCTGCTCAGGAAGCCTGCTCGGCCTCTCCGGTCAAAACCAAGGAGCTACCTGTTGAAGACACGGCCCTGCCTCCTGTCCCAGATGGCTCCCGCCCCTGTCTCCTGTATCCGGGGCCTGACGGTGGCTATGGCTTCCGACTTGGCTGTGTGGCCAATGAAGCTCGCCTCTTCATCTCCCAG GTGACTCTAGGAGGCTCAGCTGCCCAGGCAGGGCTGCAAATGGGAGATGTGATTCTGGAGGTGAATGGGTATGCCATGGGTGGACAGAATGATCTGGAAAAGCTTCAGCAGCTGGCTGAGGCTGAGCCACCCCTCTGCCTGAAGCTGGCGGCCAGGTCTTGCCAGGACTCGGAAGCCTGGAATCCCCCAGGGCCTGGAGAG GACTGGGCTCTGGCGTCAGAGCTGCTGTAG
- the NLRX1 gene encoding NLR family member X1 isoform X1: MRWGCRLPRVSWGPGLGRGLQSADERIPFLIHWSWPLKGELPRGLPRAFVRHRGSSAGSGPPSRRHGSLFQGTSASEAVQHHRQNLAEWFTRLPREERQFGPTFALDTVHVDPVIRESTPDELLRPSAQLTLGHQHPLAGLPPLALSQLFDPDACGRRVQTVVLYGTVGTGKSTLVRKMVLDWCYGRLPAFELLIPFSCEDLSSLGPAPASLCQLVAQRYTPLKEILPLMAAAGSRLLFVLHGLEHLNLDFRLAGTGLCSDPKEPKAPAAIMVNLLRKYMLPEASILVTTRPSAIGRIPSKYVGRYGEICGFSDTNLQKLYFQLRLNQPDCGYGAGGAGISITPAQRDNLVEMLSRNLEGHHQIAAACFLPSYCWLVCATLHFLHAPTPPGQTLTSIYTSFLRLNFNGEMLDSTDPSKLSLMAYAARTMGKLAYEGVSSRKTYFSEEDVRSCLEAGVKTEEEFQLLHVFRRDALTFFLAPCVEPGHRGTFVFIVPAMQEYLAALYIVLGLRKTTLQQVGKEVAELVGRVGEDVSLVLGILAKLLPLRALPLLLNLLKVVPRVFGRVVGKSREAVAQAMVLEMFREEDYYNDDVLDQMGASILGVEGPRRHPDEPPDDEVFELFPMFMGGLLSAHNRAVLAQLGCPIKTLDAVENAQAIKKKLGKLGRQVLPPSELLDHLFFHYEFQNQRFSAEVLSSLRQLNLAGVRMTPLKCTVVAAVLGSGRHALDEVNLASCQLDPAGLRTLMPVLLRARKLGLQLNSLGPEACGVLRDLLLHDQCQITTLRLSNNPLTVAGAALLVEGLAGNSSLTHLSLLHTGLGDEGLKLLAAQLDRNQQLQELNVAYNGAGDAAALALATAARDHPSLELLHLYFNELSSEGRQTLRDLGDAAKGRARVVVSLTEGTAVSEYWSVILSEVQRNLNSWDRGRVRRHLELLLRDLEDSRGATLNPWRKAQLLRVEGEVRALLEQLGGAGS, from the exons ATGAGGTGGGGCTGCCGTTTGCCCAGGGTCTCTTGGGGCCCTGGTCTGGGAAGAGGACTCCAGTCAGCAG ATGAACGAATCCCCTTCCTGATCCACTGGAGTTGGCCTCTAAAAGGGGAGCTTCCCCGTGGGCTCCCTAG GGCCTTTGTACGTCACCGTGGAAGCTCAGCGGGGAGTGGCCCTCCATCCAGAAGGCATGGATCGTTGTTCCAGGGCACCTCTGCATCTG AAGCTGTCCAGCACCACCGCCAGAATCTGGCCGAGTGGTTCACCCGGCTGCCCAGAGAAGAGCGCCAGTTTGGCCCCACCTTTGCACTGGACACAGTCCACGTGGACCCTGTGATCCGTGAGAGCACCCCGGATGAGCTGCTTCGCCCATCGGCCCAGCTGACCCTGGGGCATCAGCACCCCCTGGCTGGACTCCCCCCTCTGGCCCTGTCTCAGCTCTTTGACCCAGATGCCTGCGGGCGCCGGGTGCAGACTGTGGTGCTGTATGGCACAGTGGGCACGGGCAAGAGCACGCTGGTGCGCAAGATGGTTCTGGATTGGTGCTACGGACGGTTGCCGGCCTTCGAGCTGCTCATCCCCTTCTCCTGTGAGGACCTgtcctccctgggccctgccccagcctccttgTGCCAACTTGTGGCTCAGCGCTACACGCCCCTGAAGGAGATTCTTCCTCTGATGGCTGCTGCTGGGTCCCGCCTGCTCTTTGTGCTCCACGGCCTGGAGCATCTCAACCTCGACTTCCGGTTAGCAGGAACCGGCCTTTGCAGTGACCCCAAGGAGCCAAAGGCGCCAGCTGCCATCATGGTCAACCTGTTGCGCAAATACATGCTGCCTGAG GCCAGCATTCTGGTGACCACCCGGCCCTCGGCCATCGGCCGAATCCCCAGCAAGTACGTGGGCCGCTATGGTGAGATCTGTGGCTTCTCTGATACCAACCTGCAGAAGCTCTACTTCCAGCTCCGCCTCAACCAGCCAGACTGTGGGTACGGAGCTGGGGGTGCGGGGATCTCGATCACCCCGGCTCAGCGGGACAACCTGGTGGAGATGCTCTCCCGGAACCTGGAGGGGCACCACCAGATCGCCGCTGCCTGCTTCCTGCCCTCCTACTGCTGGCTTGTCTGCGCCACCCTGCACTTCCTGCATGCCCCCACACCACCCGGCCAGACCCTCACGAGCATTTACACCAGCTTCCTGCGTCTAAACTTCAACGGGGAGATGCTGGACAGCACTGACCCATCCAAGCTGTCCCTTATGGCCTATGCAGCCCGAACCATGGGCAAGTTGGCCTACGAGGGCGTGTCCTCCCGCAAGACCTACTTCTCCGAAGAGGACGTCCGCAGCTGCCTGGAAGCTGGCGTCAAGACGGAGGAAGAGTTCCAGCTGCTACATGTCTTCCGCCGGGATGCCCTGACGTTTTTCCTGGCCCCGTGTGTGGAACCCGGGCACCGGGGCACTTTTGTGTTCATCGTTCCGGCCATGCAGGAGTACCTGGCCGCCCTCTACATCGTGCTGGGTTTGCGAAAGACCACCCTGCAGCAGGTGGGCAAGGAAGTGGCTGAGCTCGTGGGCCGTGTCGGGGAGGACGTTAGTCTGGTCCTGGGCATCCTGGCCAAGCTTCTGCCCCTGCgagctctgcctctgctcctcaaCCTGCTCAAG GTGGTGCCGCGTGTATTTGGGCGCGTGGTGGGAAAGAGCCGCGAGGCGGTGGCCCAGGCCATGGTGCTGGAGATGTTCCGAGAGGAGGATTACTACAACGACGATGTCCTGGACCAGATGGGTGCCAGTATCCTGGGTGTGGAGGGCCCCCGGCGGCACCCAGATGAGCCTCCCGACGATGAGGTCTTCGAGCTCTTCCCCATGTTCATGGGAGGGCTTCTCTCTGCGCACAACCGGGCCGTGCTGGCTCAGCTCGGCTGCCCCATCAAGACCCTGGATGCCGTGGAGAATGCCCAGGCCATCAAGAAGAAGTTGGGCAAGCTGGGCCGGCAGGTGCTGCCCCCATCAGAGCTCCTTGACCATCTCTTCTTCCACTATGAGTTCCAGAATCAGCGTTTCTCCGCTGAGGTGCTCAGCTCCCTGCGCCAGCTCAACCTGGCGGGTGTGCGGATGACGCCCCTCAAGTGCACGGTGGTGGCAGCTGTACTGGGCAGCGGCAGGCACGCCCTGGATGAGGTGAACTTGGCCTCCTGTCAGCTGGACCCTGCTGGGCTGCGCACACTCATGCCTGTCTTACTGCGTGCCCGGAAGCTAGG CCTGCAACTCAACAGCCTGGGCCCTGAAGCCTGTGGGGTTCTCCGGGACCTGCTGCTGCATGATCAGTGCCAAATTACCACCCTGCG GCTGTCCAACAACCCGCTGACAGTGGCTGGCGCGGCCCTGCTGGTGGAGGGACTAGCAGGAAACAGTTCGCTGACCCACCTGTCCCTGCTGCACACGGGCCTCGGGGACGAGGGCCTGAAGCTCCTGGCTGCCCAGCTGGACCGGAATCAACAGCTGCAGGAGCTGAACGTGGCCTACAACGGTGCTGGTGACGCGgcggccctggccctggccacaGCTGCCCGGGACCACCCTTCCTTGGAGCTGCTGCA CCTCTACTTCAATGAGCTGAGCTCAGAGGGCCGCCAGACCCTGCGGGACTTGGGGGATGCTGCTAAAGGCCGTGCTCGGGTGGTAGTGTCGCTGACGGAGGGGACGGCAGTGTCTGAGTACTGGTCGGTGATCCTTAGTGAAGTCCAGCGAAACCTCAACAGCTGGGATCGGGGCCGCGTCCGGCGCCACCTTGAACTACTGCTTCGTGACCTGGAAGACAGCCGAGGGGCCACTCTTAACCCCTGGCGCAAGGCCCAGCTGCTACGCGTGGAGGGTGAGGTCAGGGCCCTCCTGGAGCAGCTGGGAGGCGCTGGGAGCTGA